A DNA window from Ficedula albicollis isolate OC2 chromosome 1, FicAlb1.5, whole genome shotgun sequence contains the following coding sequences:
- the LOC101817312 gene encoding gap junction beta-6 protein, which produces MDWGALHTILGGVNKHSTSIGKIWLTVLFIFRIMILVVAAERVWGDEQDDFVCNTLQPGCRNVCYDHFFPISHIRLWALQLIFVSTPALLVAMHVAYRRHEKKRQFRKGDQKCEFKDIEEIRKQRFRIEGSLWWTYTSSIFFRLIFEAVFMYAFYFMYDGFRMPRLMKCNAWPCPNTVDCFVSRPTEKTVFTIFMIAVSSICILLNVAELCYLLTKFFLRRSKKAGNSKQQPNHENKEETKQNEMNELISDSCQNTVIGFSSS; this is translated from the coding sequence ATGGATTGGGGAGCTCTGCATACCATTTTGGGAGGTGTAAATAAGCACTCCACCAGTATCGGGAAGATATGGCTCACAGTCCTCTTCATCTTCCGTATCATGATCCTGGTTGTGGCTGCAGAGAGAGTCTGGGGAGATGAACAGGATGACTTTGTCTGCAACACGCtacagcctggctgcagaaatGTTTGTTATGATCACTTTTTCCCCATCTCTCACATCAGACTCTGGGCCCTGCAGCTGATCTTTGTCTCCACGCCTGCACTGCTGGTGGCCATGCATGTGGCTTACAGGAGGCACGAGAAGAAAAGGCAGTTCAGAAAAGGagaccagaaatgtgaattcaaGGACATCGAAGAAATCAGGAAACAGAGGTTTCGTATTGAGGGCTCCTTGTGGTGGACATACACCAGCAGCATCTTTTTTAGACTGATCTTTGAAGCTGTCTTCAtgtatgcattttatttcatgtatgaTGGGTTCCGAATGCCTCGCTTAATGAAGTGTAATGCCTGGCCCTGCCCCAACACTGTAGACTGCTTTGTTTCCCGACCTACTGAAAAGACGGTGTTCACTATTTTCATGATTGCTGTGTCCAGCATTTGCATTCTTTTAAATGTGGCTGAGTTATGTTACTTACTGACAAAGTTTTTCCTCAGAAGGTCTAAAAAAGCTGGAAATTCAAAACAGCAACCCAACCATGAGAATAAggaagaaaccaaacaaaatgaaatgaacGAGTTAATATCTGATAGCTGCCAGAACACAGTTATAGGGTTTTCAAGTAGCTAA